One window of the Acidobacteriota bacterium genome contains the following:
- the pilQ gene encoding type IV pilus secretin PilQ — MGYLLKSRRSLTDGDLGRRLSLMAVLVLAVGFLLPGFALAQQGAAAEAASLRIEAVELSEDSSYADLEVMASDPLVWTSYWDAEGRLVVELPNSTPEAAVASFESDSGLVSMVDVSVEEGAWQPITRLTVATRRDVEHSLVAEGNSLRLRLTPVSDGPIAGEDEGSQVASYEPLPASTGSATTEPAGDEMMAEGDEPELREVAMGGDESPQGAEPATGSADDELQVQAVAANGSPATVLQGVEVVTTLGGTTIKVVGDGSFSYESFQLENPSRFVLDLQGVVNTSNRSTLAVDSNTVQRVRVAQFQPFPSPVSRVVFDLSNGGDPVVRAADNGLLVSFGMGAQAEVSMDQPAVEPAADSMRDEPMVAETEPAAEPMTGAADDSSVAVVVTEPADEADSVESDVQVAETEPYEVEPFDEPLAEETGAEAEAVPAEPFTEEGELTEAAEEVAVAEVTPMEDTSDAGTMAEEQPAQQFDDEPFASDTVTAEAPAPPLPELPEVPSENAAGLRVAGVEAQPEDVTSDVGLFEAAEVDFQQPVQEIDPATTDVSPQVVGSGGRVYSGRPITMSLKDADIKDVLRSFSGITDLNVVVHPEVRGSVTVELRDVPWDQALDLILKINGLDYVLEGNIMRIASTSKLQDEADARRRLAAARASEIPLQTVIRAISYADASQIASLLASGGGGGRAGGSRAILSSRGSITVDRRTNKLIIKELPSNMSTVLAIIDNLDTAEPQVLIEARVVETTKSFSRSLGINWGFDAVADDQFGNTTGLNFPHRASAGGGVQLLTGGNNGFLDISLGNVLDTFTLDLSLQAAENEGLVSILSAPKITTLNNQRATIQSGLQIPIQTVANNTVSVQFVNATLQLDVTPQVTAEGTVMMDINLAKREPQLAFAIAGAANAPISTKQARTRVIVRDGGTTVIGGIYEVSNNRGQDRVPGLANVPILGHLFKNRRRNIDNEELLIFITPRVIQL, encoded by the coding sequence ATGGGATATCTGCTGAAGTCCAGAAGAAGCCTGACCGACGGTGACCTAGGGCGCCGGCTATCGCTGATGGCCGTGCTCGTCCTGGCCGTGGGCTTTCTTCTCCCCGGATTCGCTCTCGCACAGCAAGGAGCCGCTGCGGAAGCTGCGTCGCTGCGCATCGAGGCCGTGGAGTTGAGTGAAGACTCAAGCTACGCCGACCTGGAGGTGATGGCCAGCGATCCTCTGGTCTGGACCAGCTACTGGGACGCCGAGGGTCGCTTGGTTGTCGAGTTGCCCAACAGCACGCCGGAGGCCGCGGTGGCTTCCTTCGAGAGCGATTCCGGACTGGTGTCCATGGTCGACGTCTCGGTGGAGGAGGGGGCCTGGCAGCCCATCACGCGGCTGACCGTCGCTACCCGCCGGGATGTGGAGCATTCGCTGGTGGCGGAGGGCAACTCCCTGCGGCTGCGGCTGACGCCGGTCTCCGACGGGCCCATCGCCGGTGAGGATGAAGGCTCTCAGGTCGCTTCTTATGAGCCCCTCCCGGCCAGTACTGGGTCTGCCACCACGGAGCCCGCCGGCGACGAGATGATGGCGGAAGGCGACGAGCCGGAGCTGCGAGAGGTCGCCATGGGTGGCGATGAGTCTCCCCAGGGCGCCGAGCCGGCCACCGGCTCCGCCGATGACGAGCTGCAGGTTCAGGCGGTGGCCGCCAACGGCTCCCCCGCTACCGTCTTGCAGGGGGTGGAGGTTGTGACCACCCTCGGCGGCACTACCATCAAGGTGGTCGGCGACGGTTCCTTCAGCTACGAGAGCTTCCAGCTGGAGAACCCTTCCCGCTTCGTCCTCGATCTACAGGGCGTGGTCAATACCAGCAATCGTTCGACCCTGGCGGTGGACAGCAACACCGTGCAGCGGGTGCGGGTGGCTCAGTTCCAGCCTTTCCCGAGCCCGGTCTCCCGCGTTGTCTTCGACCTCTCCAACGGCGGAGATCCGGTGGTACGCGCTGCCGACAACGGCCTTCTGGTGAGCTTCGGCATGGGAGCCCAGGCGGAAGTCTCCATGGATCAGCCGGCGGTGGAACCCGCGGCCGACTCGATGCGGGACGAGCCCATGGTCGCCGAGACCGAGCCCGCCGCCGAGCCCATGACCGGGGCCGCCGACGACTCGTCCGTGGCGGTGGTGGTCACCGAGCCGGCTGACGAAGCAGATTCTGTCGAGTCCGACGTGCAGGTCGCCGAGACCGAGCCCTATGAAGTCGAGCCGTTCGACGAGCCGCTAGCCGAGGAGACCGGTGCCGAGGCCGAGGCCGTTCCCGCCGAGCCCTTCACCGAAGAAGGGGAGCTGACGGAAGCTGCCGAAGAAGTTGCGGTGGCGGAGGTCACCCCCATGGAGGACACCAGCGACGCCGGGACCATGGCCGAAGAACAACCGGCCCAGCAGTTCGACGACGAGCCCTTCGCCAGCGATACCGTGACTGCCGAAGCTCCGGCGCCGCCGCTGCCGGAGCTCCCGGAGGTACCCTCGGAGAACGCCGCCGGTCTGCGCGTGGCGGGTGTCGAGGCTCAGCCGGAGGATGTGACCAGCGACGTCGGCCTGTTCGAGGCGGCGGAAGTGGACTTCCAGCAGCCGGTGCAGGAGATCGATCCCGCCACCACCGACGTCTCACCCCAGGTGGTGGGCAGCGGCGGCCGTGTTTATAGCGGCCGGCCGATCACCATGAGCTTGAAGGACGCCGACATCAAAGATGTGTTGCGCTCCTTCTCCGGCATCACCGATCTCAACGTGGTGGTGCACCCGGAGGTTCGGGGTTCGGTGACCGTCGAGCTGCGGGACGTGCCCTGGGATCAGGCGCTGGATCTGATTCTCAAGATCAACGGCCTGGACTACGTGCTGGAAGGCAACATCATGCGCATCGCCAGCACCTCCAAGCTGCAGGACGAGGCCGACGCCCGCCGCCGCCTGGCTGCGGCCCGGGCCTCGGAGATTCCGCTGCAGACAGTGATCCGGGCCATCAGCTACGCTGACGCGTCGCAGATCGCCAGCCTGCTGGCCAGCGGTGGCGGCGGTGGCCGCGCCGGTGGCAGCCGCGCGATCTTGAGCAGCCGCGGCTCGATTACCGTCGATCGCCGGACCAACAAGCTGATCATCAAAGAGCTGCCGTCGAATATGAGCACCGTGCTCGCCATCATCGACAATCTCGATACGGCGGAGCCGCAGGTGCTCATCGAGGCCCGGGTGGTGGAGACCACCAAGAGCTTCTCCCGCTCCCTGGGTATCAACTGGGGCTTTGATGCGGTGGCTGACGATCAATTCGGCAACACCACCGGTCTCAACTTTCCCCACCGGGCTTCCGCCGGTGGTGGAGTGCAGCTGCTCACCGGCGGCAACAACGGCTTCCTGGACATCAGTCTGGGCAACGTGCTCGACACCTTCACCCTCGACCTGAGCCTGCAGGCGGCGGAGAACGAAGGTCTGGTGAGCATCCTGTCGGCGCCCAAGATCACGACCCTGAACAATCAGCGGGCCACGATTCAGAGTGGTCTGCAGATTCCGATTCAGACGGTGGCGAACAACACCGTGTCGGTGCAATTCGTCAACGCGACCCTGCAACTCGATGTGACACCGCAGGTCACCGCGGAAGGTACCGTGATGATGGACATCAACCTGGCCAAGCGCGAGCCGCAGCTGGCCTTCGCCATCGCCGGTGCCGCCAATGCTCCGATCTCGACCAAGCAGGCCCGCACCCGGGTGATCGTCCGCGACGGTGGCACCACCGTCATCGGCGGCATCTACGAGGTCTCGAACAACCGAGGCCAGGACCGGGTGCCGGGCTTGGCGAACGTGCCAATTCTGGGGCACCTGTTCAAGAACCGGCGGCGCAACATCGACAACGAAGAGCTGCTGATTTTCATCACACCCCGGGTCATTCAACTTTAG
- the pilO gene encoding type 4a pilus biogenesis protein PilO: METGLEGKPWYYGLAIGLVVGLAIFGLYHFKLSEGVREDITAEENRIADLQQKIAKGQAAKARLPQLRDQVLILERELEKLLRILPSRRNTQELIRRVRALTEQEGFSLKVFDPAERETDREFYKEWPIKINLDGGYHELAQFFDRLSRLSRIINVENLRISARRNQGTHTINARFTAKTFVYKEPPPPEPDDSNKKKRRR, from the coding sequence ATGGAAACCGGTTTAGAAGGCAAACCTTGGTATTACGGCCTAGCCATCGGCTTGGTCGTGGGCCTCGCCATCTTCGGCTTGTACCATTTCAAGCTCTCGGAAGGCGTGCGCGAGGACATCACGGCGGAGGAGAACCGCATCGCCGACCTGCAGCAGAAGATCGCGAAGGGACAGGCCGCCAAGGCCCGCCTGCCGCAGCTGCGGGATCAGGTGCTGATCCTCGAGCGCGAGCTCGAGAAGCTCCTGCGCATTCTGCCTTCCCGCCGCAACACCCAGGAGCTGATCCGCCGGGTGCGGGCTCTCACCGAACAGGAAGGCTTCAGTCTGAAGGTCTTCGATCCCGCCGAGCGCGAGACGGATCGCGAGTTCTACAAAGAATGGCCGATCAAGATCAATCTCGATGGCGGCTATCATGAGCTGGCGCAATTCTTCGATCGCCTCAGTCGCCTTTCCCGCATCATCAACGTGGAAAACCTGCGGATCAGTGCCCGGCGCAACCAAGGGACTCACACCATCAACGCCCGCTTCACCGCCAAGACCTTCGTTTACAAAGAGCCTCCGCCTCCCGAGCCGGATGACTCCAACAAGAAGAAGCGGAGGAGATGA